Proteins co-encoded in one Flavobacterium sp. M31R6 genomic window:
- the cas9 gene encoding type II CRISPR RNA-guided endonuclease Cas9 (Cas9, originally named Csn1, is the large, multifunctional signature protein of type II CRISPR/Cas systems. It is well known even to general audiences because its RNA-guided endonuclease activity has made it a popular tool for custom editing of eukaryotic genomes.), whose protein sequence is MAKILGLDLGTNSIGWAIVEKEGIEFSLIDKGVRIFSEGVKSEKGVESSRAAERTGFRSARKIKFRRKLRKYETLKVLSKNNMCPISIEEVEEWRNSGFKKYPLNPEFLKWLRTDEEENINPYVFRDRASKQNVSLFELGRAFYHIAQRRGFLSNRLDQSAEGILEEHCPQIISIIEDCNSNTEIRIELKDYFYDKGILDETNKGGFKKELDEGEAKLKTLYNALLGIVKNNENKFVTAKEEIIVRLNRKEDLGKVKGKIKDITQAMLDGNFKTLGQYFFSLYNNGKIRNQYTSREEHYLEEFNIICKTQGIGEIIDNELLPEKKYNGLAKDLYKAIFFQRPLKSQKGLIGKCSFEKSKTRCAISHPDFEEYRMWTYLNTIKIRTQSDKTLRFLSQEEKQSLIPKFLRKKDNFSFEDLAKELIPKGATFNFYKSSKANEVNYLFNYKPYDTVTASPVSASLKNVFGEVWKIKTISYKTKNSKGIEVNRTVDYKDLWHLLSVSTSDIYLFQYAKEKLGLDDKNAKAFSKIRLKKDFASLSLNAITKILPYVKEGLLYSHAVFMANIEKIVDESIWNDSNQRKFIQDKIAEIIENHTFENGKLEVINSLIKEYKSGDKEEGKKTFYSKEAESLFRQDLDKKLTPFIKFHKIESDRESIVNELFPVLIEQLKQYEYIKINRLDEKVLDFIKGKNDDGEIFCTNEKRINKLYHPSDIEVFKKKIIKDEFGNEKVVLGSPLTSSIKNLMAMRALHQLRKVLNTLIFEGQVDEKTIIHIEMARELNDANKRKGIQDYQNENKKNREEYAKEIRKLYFEECKKEIEPTEDDLLRYQLWLEQNKQEIYEEGRNISICDIIGSDPKYDFEHTVPRSRSQDNSQMNKTLCSQKFNREIKGNKMPIELNNYLEILPRIAHWKEESDNLTREIEIISRSIKAAATKELKDKKIRRRHYLTLKRDYLKGKYDRFIWEEPKVGFKNSQIPDTGIITKYSQAYLKSYFKRVESVKGGMVAEFRKIWGIQESFQENDKKYFHEKDRSKHTHHTIDAITIACMTKEKYDTLANAWTHEDKGQLGEARKLLADSKPWKTFKEDLIKIEEEILVSHYTPDNVKKQSKKIVRIRGKKQYVAETVKDVNGKAIVQKDADDKIIFRLNKEGKRIPRLQQGDTIRGSLHQDSIYGAIKNPLNTEEIRYVIRKDLESIKASDVENIVDEMVKEKVKDAISNKVLLISSNAQQKNKLEGIVWMNQEKGIPINKVRLYANSVKNPLKIKTHSELSKSRHEHKQKVYGQNDENFAMAIYEGIDKKGNVKRSFESVNYMDAGAYYKLSNKNNNSNPLVPMIHLKTQLPLKYEIKKGDLVLFYKENKEELNEIGNQDLMKRLYKVIGFEGDGRIQFRHHKTAMQQSSSNKEELTIVKFMADNNLKNSQVDFENPVPWLRLRVSNCDFLLIKKEFKITSTGRIDF, encoded by the coding sequence ATGGCAAAAATATTAGGATTAGATTTAGGTACAAACTCGATTGGTTGGGCGATAGTGGAGAAAGAGGGGATAGAATTTTCTCTTATTGATAAAGGAGTTCGAATATTTTCGGAAGGGGTGAAGTCAGAAAAAGGAGTTGAAAGTTCACGTGCAGCAGAACGCACAGGCTTTAGAAGTGCAAGAAAAATAAAATTTCGTAGAAAATTAAGAAAGTATGAAACTCTAAAAGTACTTTCTAAAAATAATATGTGTCCAATATCTATTGAAGAAGTGGAAGAATGGAGAAATTCAGGATTTAAAAAATATCCATTGAATCCTGAATTTTTGAAATGGTTACGAACTGATGAGGAAGAAAATATTAATCCTTATGTTTTTAGGGATAGAGCCAGTAAACAAAACGTCTCTTTATTTGAATTGGGTAGAGCTTTTTATCATATTGCACAAAGAAGAGGTTTTTTGAGTAATCGATTGGATCAATCTGCTGAAGGAATATTAGAGGAACATTGTCCTCAAATTATCTCAATAATTGAAGATTGTAATTCTAATACTGAAATTCGAATTGAATTAAAAGATTATTTTTATGACAAGGGAATTCTTGATGAAACGAATAAAGGGGGTTTCAAAAAAGAGTTAGACGAAGGGGAAGCCAAATTGAAAACTTTATATAATGCTCTTTTAGGTATAGTTAAAAACAATGAAAATAAGTTTGTTACTGCCAAAGAAGAAATCATTGTAAGATTAAACAGAAAAGAAGATTTAGGAAAGGTAAAAGGTAAAATCAAAGACATTACCCAAGCTATGCTTGACGGAAATTTCAAAACATTAGGTCAATATTTTTTTAGTTTATACAATAATGGCAAAATTAGAAACCAATATACTTCAAGGGAAGAGCATTACCTTGAAGAGTTCAATATAATTTGCAAGACACAAGGAATTGGAGAAATCATAGACAATGAATTATTGCCTGAAAAAAAATACAATGGATTAGCTAAAGATTTATACAAAGCCATATTTTTCCAAAGACCATTAAAATCACAGAAAGGATTAATAGGAAAATGTTCGTTTGAAAAAAGCAAAACTCGTTGTGCTATTTCGCATCCTGATTTTGAAGAATATAGAATGTGGACTTATTTAAATACGATAAAAATTAGAACTCAATCTGATAAGACTTTACGATTTTTATCACAAGAAGAGAAACAAAGTTTAATTCCGAAGTTTTTAAGAAAAAAAGATAATTTTAGTTTTGAAGATTTAGCCAAAGAACTTATTCCAAAAGGAGCTACATTCAATTTCTATAAATCTTCAAAAGCAAATGAAGTTAATTATTTGTTTAATTACAAACCTTATGATACTGTAACAGCAAGCCCAGTTTCGGCATCATTAAAAAATGTTTTTGGAGAAGTTTGGAAAATCAAAACCATTTCATACAAAACTAAAAATTCAAAAGGAATTGAAGTAAATAGAACTGTAGATTATAAAGATTTATGGCATTTGCTGTCCGTTTCTACTTCTGATATTTACTTATTTCAATATGCAAAAGAAAAATTAGGATTGGATGATAAAAATGCAAAAGCATTTAGTAAAATTCGATTGAAAAAAGACTTTGCAAGTTTGAGTTTGAATGCAATTACCAAGATTTTGCCTTATGTAAAAGAAGGGTTATTGTATTCTCACGCTGTTTTTATGGCAAATATTGAAAAAATTGTTGATGAGTCTATTTGGAACGATAGTAATCAAAGAAAATTTATTCAAGATAAAATTGCTGAAATAATTGAAAATCACACTTTTGAAAACGGAAAATTAGAAGTAATTAATAGTTTGATAAAAGAGTATAAATCAGGAGATAAAGAAGAAGGGAAAAAAACGTTTTATTCTAAAGAAGCGGAATCATTGTTCAGGCAGGATTTAGATAAAAAGTTGACTCCTTTTATTAAATTTCATAAAATTGAATCTGATAGAGAATCAATTGTAAATGAACTATTCCCTGTTTTAATTGAGCAATTAAAACAGTATGAATATATTAAAATCAATCGTTTAGACGAAAAAGTTTTAGACTTTATAAAAGGTAAAAATGATGATGGCGAAATATTCTGTACAAATGAAAAGCGAATAAATAAGCTTTATCATCCATCTGATATAGAGGTATTTAAAAAGAAAATCATTAAAGATGAATTCGGAAATGAAAAAGTGGTTTTAGGAAGTCCTTTAACTTCTTCGATTAAAAACCTAATGGCAATGCGTGCTCTGCATCAATTAAGGAAAGTTTTAAATACATTGATTTTTGAAGGACAGGTTGATGAAAAAACGATAATTCATATTGAAATGGCTCGTGAATTAAACGATGCCAATAAACGAAAAGGAATTCAAGATTATCAAAATGAAAATAAGAAGAATCGAGAGGAATATGCCAAAGAGATAAGGAAATTGTATTTTGAGGAATGCAAAAAAGAGATTGAACCAACAGAAGACGATTTGTTAAGGTATCAACTTTGGTTAGAGCAAAATAAACAAGAAATTTATGAAGAGGGAAGAAACATAAGTATTTGTGATATAATAGGAAGTGATCCAAAATATGATTTTGAGCACACAGTTCCAAGAAGCCGCTCGCAAGATAATTCTCAAATGAACAAGACTCTTTGTAGTCAAAAGTTCAATAGAGAGATAAAAGGAAATAAAATGCCTATTGAGTTAAATAATTATCTTGAGATATTACCAAGAATTGCACATTGGAAAGAAGAATCAGATAATTTGACTAGAGAAATCGAAATAATTTCTCGCTCCATAAAAGCAGCAGCTACCAAAGAGCTTAAAGATAAAAAAATAAGGAGAAGACATTATTTAACTTTAAAAAGGGACTATCTAAAAGGAAAATATGACCGTTTTATTTGGGAAGAACCCAAAGTTGGTTTCAAAAATAGTCAAATTCCAGATACAGGAATTATTACAAAGTATTCCCAAGCCTATTTAAAATCATATTTCAAAAGAGTAGAATCTGTAAAAGGAGGAATGGTTGCTGAGTTCAGAAAAATATGGGGAATTCAAGAGAGTTTTCAAGAAAACGATAAAAAATATTTTCACGAAAAAGACCGAAGCAAACACACACATCACACCATCGATGCAATTACAATTGCTTGTATGACCAAAGAGAAATATGATACTTTAGCCAACGCTTGGACACACGAAGACAAAGGGCAACTTGGCGAAGCACGAAAACTATTAGCAGATTCAAAACCTTGGAAAACTTTTAAAGAAGATTTAATAAAGATTGAAGAAGAGATTTTAGTTTCACATTACACTCCTGATAATGTTAAAAAGCAATCTAAAAAGATAGTTAGAATTAGAGGGAAGAAGCAATATGTTGCTGAAACTGTCAAGGATGTAAATGGAAAGGCAATTGTTCAAAAAGATGCCGATGATAAAATAATTTTCAGGCTTAATAAGGAAGGAAAGCGAATTCCAAGATTGCAACAAGGAGATACCATTCGAGGTTCATTACACCAAGACAGTATTTATGGAGCCATTAAAAATCCGTTAAATACAGAAGAAATCCGTTATGTAATCCGTAAAGATTTAGAAAGTATCAAAGCATCTGATGTTGAGAATATTGTTGATGAAATGGTAAAAGAGAAAGTGAAAGATGCGATATCAAATAAGGTTTTATTAATTTCATCCAATGCTCAACAAAAAAATAAATTAGAAGGTATAGTTTGGATGAATCAAGAAAAAGGAATTCCAATAAACAAAGTTAGATTGTATGCTAATTCAGTAAAGAATCCGTTAAAAATTAAAACACATAGTGAATTGTCAAAATCTAGACATGAACATAAGCAAAAAGTTTATGGGCAGAATGATGAGAATTTTGCAATGGCTATTTATGAAGGAATTGATAAAAAAGGCAATGTTAAAAGGAGTTTTGAATCGGTTAATTATATGGACGCAGGAGCTTATTATAAGTTAAGTAATAAAAACAACAATTCTAACCCATTAGTTCCTATGATTCATTTAAAAACGCAATTACCATTGAAGTATGAAATAAAAAAAGGAGATTTAGTTTTGTTTTACAAAGAAAATAAAGAAGAGTTAAATGAAATAGGCAATCAAGATTTAATGAAGAGATTGTACAAAGTTATTGGTTTTGAAGGAGATGGTAGAATCCAATTCAGACATCATAAAACGGCAATGCAGCAAAGTAGTTCAAATAAAGAAGAATTGACAATTGTAAAATTTATGGCTGATAATAATTTAAAAAATTCGCAAGTTGATTTTGAAAATCCAGTGCCTTGGTTAAGGTTAAGAGTTTCTAATTGTGATTTTTTATTAATAAAAAAAGAATTTAAAATCACATCAACAGGAAGGATTGATTTTTAA